Proteins encoded within one genomic window of Saccharopolyspora pogona:
- a CDS encoding transposase family protein — protein sequence MVTYSAKLDVPRELVLFLSKLLAGERRRKGTRKGRRALTTFWQAVLVLRWFRDRTDTTKLARDHGVARATGYRYVDEGIEALAAQAPDLHDALQRAKDNGDAYLILDGKNFSSDRLGEKTTSTKGTEIDLWYSGKTREQAGNIQALTDPDGFPLWVSDVEPGSVHDITAAENHVLGALYWAYSQLDLPTLADGGYQGAGAGVLTPIKHPKTSKGRPLDVDNQTYNKLLRGLRALGERGFALLTGRWRALRHFTTSPRKIGPIVKAALVLTQFEHGRLA from the coding sequence GTGGTCACGTATTCTGCCAAACTCGATGTTCCCCGTGAACTGGTGCTCTTCCTCAGCAAGCTGCTGGCCGGTGAACGCCGCCGGAAAGGGACCCGCAAGGGGCGCCGGGCGTTGACCACGTTCTGGCAGGCTGTGCTGGTCCTGCGGTGGTTCCGCGACCGCACCGACACCACCAAACTGGCCCGCGATCACGGTGTCGCCCGCGCGACCGGCTACCGGTATGTCGACGAGGGCATCGAGGCGCTGGCCGCGCAGGCCCCGGATCTGCACGACGCCCTGCAACGGGCCAAAGACAACGGCGACGCCTATCTGATCCTGGACGGCAAAAACTTCTCCTCCGACCGTCTCGGCGAAAAGACCACCAGCACCAAAGGCACCGAGATCGACCTGTGGTACTCCGGGAAAACCCGCGAACAAGCCGGCAACATCCAAGCACTGACGGACCCGGACGGGTTCCCGCTGTGGGTCTCCGACGTCGAGCCCGGGTCCGTCCACGACATCACCGCCGCTGAAAACCACGTCCTCGGCGCCCTGTACTGGGCTTACTCCCAGCTCGACCTGCCCACCCTGGCCGACGGCGGCTACCAGGGTGCCGGAGCCGGGGTCCTCACCCCGATCAAACACCCCAAAACCAGCAAAGGCCGCCCACTCGACGTCGACAACCAGACCTACAACAAACTGCTGCGCGGCCTGCGCGCCCTCGGCGAACGTGGATTCGCCCTGCTCACCGGCCGTTGGCGCGCCCTACGACACTTCACCACCAGCCCCCGCAAAATCGGCCCCATCGTCAAAGCCGCACTCGTACTCACCCAATTCGAACACGGCCGACTCGCATAA
- a CDS encoding AAA family ATPase → MPSITLTARLSPSAKDTRRGVVRLHPEVLDALGLRPWNAVQLTGARVTVALAAAAQVGSPTGILLLDDVALMNLGLTEGSEVGVSPVQVAAAKRVSIAGSRLARATVAPETLRLALTGKVFGTGDAVSLLPQDVAPATTANAGEVRRKLSAAIGMTWTNELITIAATEPPGAVSVQPSTVVEWRDGATPGTTPAPQAAPQPEPAPVEPTGPVVPVADLVGSRDTAKRLTEWLRLAFEQPELLRRLGAEPHLGVLLSGPAGVGKATLARAVTSAIGADLVELAAPSFAALEPRAAAQRLQDAINRATTSEGGCVLLLTDVESLLPGTEPPPLATVALDAIRGAIGTDRLAVVVTSSQPQAIDPRLREPGLVDRELTLSLPDDATRADLLRVLLRNAPLADDVRLAEVAERTPGFVVADLVALCREAAVGAALRHQDDAADPRIRQQDLLDALSSVRPISMSTSDNLQTGGLTLDDVGDMAEVKQSLTETVLWPLQYPDSFTRLGVEPPRGVLLYGPPGCGKTFLVRALAGSGRLNVLAVKGAELMDKWVGESERAVRELFLRAANAAPTLVFLDEVDALAPRRGQSSDSGVADRVVAALLTELDGAEPMRDVVVLGATNRPELVDPALLRPGRLERLVYVPPPDTAARGAILRSAAKNTPLASDVDLAALAEELDGYSAADCAALIREAALTAMRESLSAAEVSAEHLATARKAVRPSLDPAQLASLEAYANRR, encoded by the coding sequence GTGCCGTCGATAACGTTGACCGCCCGTCTTTCCCCGTCCGCCAAGGACACCCGGCGCGGGGTCGTGCGCCTGCACCCCGAGGTGCTCGACGCCCTGGGGTTGCGGCCGTGGAACGCCGTCCAGCTGACCGGTGCTCGGGTCACCGTCGCGCTGGCCGCTGCAGCCCAGGTCGGCAGCCCGACCGGGATCCTGCTGCTCGACGACGTGGCGTTGATGAACCTCGGCCTCACCGAAGGCTCCGAGGTCGGCGTCTCGCCCGTGCAGGTCGCGGCGGCGAAGCGGGTGAGCATCGCGGGCTCGCGGCTGGCCCGCGCCACCGTCGCCCCCGAGACCCTGCGGTTGGCGTTGACCGGCAAGGTCTTCGGCACCGGCGACGCGGTGTCGCTGCTGCCGCAGGACGTCGCGCCGGCGACCACCGCGAACGCCGGCGAGGTGCGCCGGAAGCTCTCCGCAGCCATCGGCATGACCTGGACCAACGAGCTGATCACCATCGCCGCCACCGAACCGCCCGGCGCGGTGTCCGTACAACCGTCCACAGTGGTCGAATGGCGGGACGGCGCGACGCCGGGGACCACCCCGGCCCCGCAAGCGGCACCGCAGCCCGAACCGGCACCGGTCGAGCCGACCGGGCCGGTGGTCCCGGTCGCCGACCTCGTCGGCTCCCGCGACACGGCGAAGCGCCTCACCGAATGGCTGCGACTGGCCTTCGAACAGCCCGAGCTGCTGCGCCGCCTCGGCGCCGAACCGCACCTCGGCGTGCTGCTCAGCGGCCCGGCCGGGGTCGGCAAGGCCACCCTCGCCCGCGCCGTGACGAGCGCGATCGGCGCGGACCTCGTCGAACTAGCCGCGCCCAGCTTCGCCGCGCTCGAACCGCGTGCCGCCGCCCAACGCCTGCAGGACGCGATCAACCGCGCCACCACCTCGGAGGGCGGCTGCGTACTGCTGCTGACGGACGTCGAGAGCCTGCTGCCGGGCACCGAGCCGCCGCCGCTAGCTACCGTGGCTCTCGACGCCATCCGCGGCGCGATCGGCACCGACCGGCTCGCCGTGGTCGTCACCAGCTCGCAGCCGCAGGCGATCGACCCCAGGCTGCGCGAACCCGGCCTGGTGGACCGGGAGCTCACCCTCAGCCTCCCCGACGACGCCACCCGCGCGGACCTGCTGCGGGTGCTGCTCCGCAACGCGCCGCTGGCCGACGACGTGCGGCTCGCCGAGGTCGCCGAGCGCACCCCGGGATTCGTCGTCGCCGACCTGGTGGCGCTGTGCCGGGAAGCCGCCGTCGGCGCCGCGCTGCGGCACCAGGACGACGCCGCAGATCCCCGCATCCGGCAGCAGGACCTGCTGGACGCGCTGTCGTCGGTCCGGCCGATCTCGATGTCCACATCGGACAACCTGCAGACCGGCGGGCTGACCCTGGACGACGTCGGCGACATGGCCGAGGTGAAGCAGTCCCTCACCGAGACGGTGCTCTGGCCGTTGCAGTACCCGGACTCGTTCACCCGGCTCGGCGTCGAGCCGCCGCGCGGCGTGCTGCTGTACGGGCCGCCTGGCTGCGGCAAGACGTTCCTGGTGCGGGCCCTGGCGGGCAGCGGACGGCTGAACGTGCTCGCGGTCAAGGGCGCGGAGCTGATGGACAAGTGGGTCGGCGAGTCCGAGCGAGCGGTCCGCGAGCTGTTCCTGCGGGCCGCGAACGCCGCGCCGACGCTGGTGTTCCTCGACGAGGTGGACGCGCTGGCGCCCCGCCGCGGCCAGTCCTCGGACTCCGGGGTGGCGGACCGGGTGGTCGCCGCGCTGCTGACCGAACTCGACGGCGCGGAGCCGATGCGCGACGTGGTCGTCCTCGGCGCCACGAACCGCCCGGAGCTGGTCGACCCGGCCCTGCTGCGACCGGGCCGGCTGGAGCGCCTCGTCTACGTCCCGCCGCCGGACACGGCAGCCCGCGGGGCGATCTTGCGATCCGCGGCGAAGAACACGCCGCTGGCGTCCGATGTGGACCTGGCCGCCCTCGCCGAGGAACTCGACGGCTACTCCGCCGCCGACTGCGCGGCCCTGATCCGCGAAGCGGCCCTGACGGCGATGCGCGAATCCCTGTCCGCAGCGGAGGTTTCCGCAGAGCACCTCGCCACGGCCCGCAAGGCGGTCCGCCCCTCGCTCGACCCGGCCCAGCTCGCGTCCCTGGAGGCTTACGCCAACCGCCGCTAA